In Acidobacteriota bacterium, the sequence TATCACCCGGTCTGCGAAGGCAATTACGAGTTTTCTGAGCGACAGGAAGTTTACGACTGCAATCGCTCCGCCTATGACAAAACCGACAGCGAATCGATGATTATAAAAAATCCAGAATCCAATCGTCGCGCAGGGAATGAGTACGGCGAGAATGCGTACTATGCGCGTATAAGCGGTGGCGAAGAAAGGCGCATCTGAGTTCGGCTGATTCGCGCCCAGCGGTTCTTCAGTCATCGCCTGCCTTCAACGCTACCCGGAAGAGTTGAATGAATCCGGCAGCAATTCCGAATCCGAGACCGACGAGATAGATCCACTTCGTATGGAAGTAGGCATCGAGCAAGTGTCCAATCAGCCACCCTACGAACGTGGCCGCCGGCAGCAGCACACCCAGCTGAATATACCTTTCAATTTCTACCCACTTAGTTTTCGGCGATTTTTCGGGTTCGATCGACATTGCTGTAGAGACACAGCATGCCGTGTCTCCACGAGACTCTATCATCACCCGCGGCTGCTGACTCTGCCTGTTTGTATGGGCTATCATCAGATCAATGTCCAGCACGCTTCCGATTTCCGCATCAGCCTCTTCTGCCCGTCACGGCTTTCAAACTGACGACGCTCATCTGCGTCCCATTGCTGAAAAAGTACTCGCTCAGGAGCGGCTAAGTTTTGAGGACGGACTTTGGCTGTATCGCTCGCCAGACATTCTGGCGGTAGGCTGGCTTGCTAATCACGTCCGCGAAAGGTTGTGGCGCGATACGACATTCTTCAATGTGAATCGGCACGTTAATCCGACGAACGTTTGCGTGGCGGCTTGCCGGCTGTGTGCTTTTGGGCGAAAGAAGGATACAGACGGCGCTTACACCATGGCGCTGGAAGAAGCATGGCAAACCGCTGCCTCTGGTTACTCGGAAGCAGTCACCGAGTTCCACATTGTGGGCGGACTGCATCCTGATCTGCCGTTTCAATACTTTCTTGATCTAATTTCCGGGCTCAAGGAACGCTTTCCAGAGGTCCACCTAAAAGCCTTCACCATGGTGGAAGTGGCTTTCCTAGCCAAGCGCGCAAAGCTCACAATTCGCGAAACGCTAGAGAAATTGAAAACTGCGGGCGTAGATTCGTTACCTGGAGGCGGCGCAGAGATCTTCAATGATCGCGTGCGACGCGTAATCTGCGACCACAAGATCGATGGCGATCAATGGCTCGACACGGCACGCACCGCGCATGAAATTGGTTTGAAGTCGAACTGCACGATGCTCTACGGACATGTTGAAAATGAAGAAGACCGCGTTGACCATCTAGTGCGCTTGCGGGATCTGCAGGAACTGACGCATGGGTTCCAGACGTTCATTCCACTGGCATTTCATCCAGATAATACACCGTTGCAACATTTGCCAAAAACGACAGGAATGTCAGACATTAAGCAAATCGCGATCGGTCGTCTGATGCTCGACAACATTCCGCATATCAAAGCGTACTGGCAGATGCTCACCCCGAAGATTGCGCAGGTCTCACTTCGGTTCGGCGCTGACGATCTTGACGGTACAGTGATCGAAGAAAAGATCTACCACGATGCCGGTGCTACAACACCGCAAGGCATGCGTCGACAAGAGTTGGAGCGCCTGATCCGCGAAGCCGGACGGGTTCCAGTGGAGCGCGATACGTTGTATCGTCCCGTGGTTCGTACCGAAGACTCGTTCACTGTAGCCGTGTAATGAGGAGCTCGCGTCGCATCTAGGGCAATCTGACAGCCGTCTTTCCGCACGAAAAATGCAACACATTGATTTACGCTCGCGTCTTATTCAACAGGTGTAAAATCTGCCACAAGAAAAGGTTGGGCCGGGGCCGGCGCGCTTCGTGCC encodes:
- a CDS encoding ATPase; the protein is MSIEPEKSPKTKWVEIERYIQLGVLLPAATFVGWLIGHLLDAYFHTKWIYLVGLGFGIAAGFIQLFRVALKAGDD
- a CDS encoding aminofutalosine synthase MqnE gives rise to the protein MSSTLPISASASSARHGFQTDDAHLRPIAEKVLAQERLSFEDGLWLYRSPDILAVGWLANHVRERLWRDTTFFNVNRHVNPTNVCVAACRLCAFGRKKDTDGAYTMALEEAWQTAASGYSEAVTEFHIVGGLHPDLPFQYFLDLISGLKERFPEVHLKAFTMVEVAFLAKRAKLTIRETLEKLKTAGVDSLPGGGAEIFNDRVRRVICDHKIDGDQWLDTARTAHEIGLKSNCTMLYGHVENEEDRVDHLVRLRDLQELTHGFQTFIPLAFHPDNTPLQHLPKTTGMSDIKQIAIGRLMLDNIPHIKAYWQMLTPKIAQVSLRFGADDLDGTVIEEKIYHDAGATTPQGMRRQELERLIREAGRVPVERDTLYRPVVRTEDSFTVAV